In Gemmata obscuriglobus, a single genomic region encodes these proteins:
- a CDS encoding permease — translation MSGILDFLFRFSSVLWEAMPFVVLGAVVAGILEEFLPQEALTKFLPKAVLPSVMIGAVLGLLFPMCECGIVVVMRRLLRKGLPLSCCIAYMLAGPVINGVVIFSTWVAFKDHKIGPEMVGLRVGLAFIVACVTGLIVQLQFRKYGNALLTTSAIPPVKPTEAEAQAAPKPREPLMRRLGNISATALHDFVDIMVFLILGCVLAAIARIYITDTQIQSISTDQPFLAIPAMMFLAVLMCLCSEADAFVAASFTKLHVSGKLAFLVLGPMLDLKLVLMFTRVFRTRLIVTITISVIVLTLILCVGVHLVYDANNWTGLPPGAAG, via the coding sequence GTGTCAGGTATCCTCGACTTCCTGTTCCGGTTCAGTTCCGTGCTATGGGAGGCGATGCCGTTCGTCGTCTTGGGCGCGGTCGTTGCGGGCATCCTGGAAGAGTTCCTCCCGCAAGAGGCACTCACGAAGTTTTTACCCAAGGCCGTGCTCCCGTCGGTGATGATCGGCGCTGTGCTCGGGCTGCTGTTCCCGATGTGTGAGTGCGGTATCGTCGTCGTCATGCGGCGGTTGCTGCGAAAAGGGCTCCCGCTGTCGTGCTGCATCGCCTACATGCTCGCCGGGCCAGTCATTAACGGGGTCGTGATCTTCAGCACCTGGGTGGCTTTCAAGGACCACAAGATCGGTCCCGAGATGGTCGGACTGCGGGTCGGACTGGCGTTCATTGTGGCGTGCGTCACGGGCCTGATCGTCCAGCTACAATTCCGGAAGTACGGCAACGCGCTGCTGACGACGAGCGCGATCCCCCCGGTCAAGCCCACGGAGGCCGAAGCCCAGGCCGCACCGAAGCCGCGTGAGCCGCTCATGCGCCGGCTCGGGAACATCTCGGCCACAGCACTGCACGACTTCGTCGATATCATGGTGTTCCTGATCCTCGGGTGCGTGCTTGCGGCGATCGCCCGTATCTACATTACAGACACCCAGATCCAGAGCATCTCAACGGACCAGCCGTTTTTGGCGATCCCCGCGATGATGTTCCTGGCCGTGCTCATGTGCCTGTGCAGCGAGGCGGACGCGTTCGTCGCGGCGAGTTTCACCAAACTGCACGTCTCGGGAAAGCTCGCGTTCCTGGTGCTCGGGCCGATGCTCGACCTGAAACTGGTGCTCATGTTCACCCGCGTGTTCCGCACGCGGCTGATCGTGACAATCACCATCAGCGTTATCGTGCTGACACTCATCCTGTGTGTCGGTGTTCACCTCGTGTACGATGCGAACAACTGGACCGGGCTCCCGCCCGGCGCCGCCGGTTAG
- a CDS encoding DMT family transporter, with amino-acid sequence MTAESHSHARGLLIIAAVLWSTGSVFMRLLREPLGLGLDAPLLTPLQVAFYRGLFGGLLVLALVARSEMTFRPRMAVMMVVFTVMSGLYLSALDLGPAANAILLQNTAPLWVYVFAVLFLHESASRRGWETVLFGAAGAVVIVAGNWPRDLPPAEQQTQAVILMMGVGSGITYAVVVLFLRTLRAYSSAWLVALNLLGTAATLGAFVLLSDGPAAFGTWVTAPTARQVGVLVVFGAVQMAIPYWLFTRSLRAVPPQEAAIITLLEPLLNPVWAYLITPEKDTPNVWMFCGGGLILLALVWQYLPRRTPATESAKMVADKPLD; translated from the coding sequence ATGACAGCCGAATCTCACTCTCACGCACGCGGGTTGCTGATTATCGCTGCCGTGCTTTGGAGCACTGGGAGCGTGTTCATGCGCCTGTTGCGCGAGCCGCTCGGACTGGGACTGGACGCACCACTTCTCACGCCGCTCCAGGTCGCGTTCTACCGCGGGCTGTTCGGGGGCCTGCTTGTGTTGGCGCTGGTCGCCCGTTCTGAAATGACCTTCCGGCCGCGCATGGCCGTGATGATGGTTGTGTTCACGGTCATGAGTGGTCTGTACCTTTCGGCATTAGATCTGGGGCCGGCCGCGAACGCGATTCTCCTGCAAAACACCGCCCCATTGTGGGTGTACGTGTTTGCGGTCCTTTTCCTGCACGAATCCGCCAGCCGGCGTGGCTGGGAAACGGTGCTGTTCGGGGCCGCTGGTGCGGTGGTAATTGTGGCCGGGAACTGGCCCCGAGACCTTCCTCCAGCGGAACAGCAAACGCAAGCGGTCATTTTGATGATGGGGGTTGGCAGCGGGATCACTTACGCGGTTGTGGTACTGTTCCTGCGCACGCTGCGTGCGTACTCGTCCGCCTGGCTGGTCGCACTCAATTTGCTTGGCACCGCAGCCACCTTGGGAGCGTTCGTACTCCTGAGCGACGGGCCGGCGGCCTTCGGAACGTGGGTGACGGCTCCGACGGCTCGTCAGGTGGGGGTGCTTGTTGTGTTCGGCGCGGTCCAGATGGCGATTCCGTACTGGCTGTTCACACGCAGTTTGCGTGCGGTTCCTCCGCAAGAAGCGGCGATCATCACACTTCTCGAACCGTTACTGAACCCCGTGTGGGCGTACCTGATCACGCCCGAAAAAGACACCCCGAACGTGTGGATGTTCTGCGGCGGCGGTCTGATCCTGCTCGCACTGGTGTGGCAGTACTTGCCACGCCGAACGCCTGCAACTGAGAGCGCCAAGATGGTGGCAGACAAGCCGCTCGACTGA
- a CDS encoding serine/threonine-protein kinase, with protein sequence MTEGDANVPAALRAVAGYRLLRQIGQGGMSAVYHSYDVVTDRPVAVKLLADHLAGQPEFVGRFYREARLSRVLEHPAVVQGYASGFDPEVSKHYLVLEYIDGPTAHGALVRLGRLPVGMVVRIGIDIAQALAFLHERQYIHRDVKPDNILLHPSGGAKLADLGLAKRLNDDSQLTAVNQGVGTTYYMPYEQAVNANLVDGRSDIFALGATLYHLLTGEVPFSGATHDEVIREKAHGSFRPVRALVPGVPAAVANLVDSMLACDPRARVQRADELVRALDATGLATTLPSFTHGDLQPVGDAPPLEMQTRADHPPMSRRPSGADEGDAPDPPLTAVPRPQLSLWPWVIGGGAVVLTMLTGHARLGLGMTVGTPPPYRVVQTDSVPVHGRSDVSGQ encoded by the coding sequence ATGACGGAGGGCGACGCGAACGTGCCGGCGGCACTGCGGGCCGTAGCCGGATACCGGTTGCTCCGCCAGATCGGTCAGGGTGGCATGAGCGCCGTGTACCACAGTTACGACGTCGTCACCGACAGACCGGTGGCGGTCAAACTCTTGGCCGATCACCTGGCGGGGCAACCCGAGTTCGTCGGCCGGTTTTACCGTGAGGCTCGGTTGAGTCGCGTTCTCGAACACCCCGCCGTCGTGCAAGGGTACGCTTCGGGGTTCGACCCCGAGGTCAGCAAGCACTATCTGGTTCTGGAATACATCGACGGTCCCACCGCACACGGCGCTTTGGTCCGCCTCGGCCGGCTCCCGGTAGGTATGGTTGTGCGCATCGGCATCGACATCGCGCAGGCGCTGGCCTTCCTGCACGAGCGCCAGTACATCCACCGGGACGTAAAGCCGGACAACATCTTGCTCCATCCGAGCGGCGGGGCGAAACTCGCTGACTTGGGGCTGGCAAAGCGGCTCAACGACGATTCGCAACTCACGGCTGTCAATCAGGGCGTCGGTACTACGTATTACATGCCCTACGAGCAGGCGGTGAACGCGAACCTGGTGGACGGGCGGAGCGACATTTTTGCGCTCGGCGCCACGCTCTACCACCTGCTGACAGGTGAAGTGCCGTTTTCTGGCGCGACCCACGACGAGGTCATCCGCGAGAAAGCGCACGGCTCGTTTCGTCCGGTCCGAGCTCTGGTGCCGGGGGTGCCGGCCGCCGTTGCGAATCTGGTCGACTCGATGCTGGCGTGTGATCCGCGGGCGCGGGTGCAGCGCGCCGACGAACTCGTTCGCGCGCTCGATGCGACAGGTTTGGCCACGACGCTGCCATCGTTTACGCACGGGGATCTCCAACCGGTCGGTGACGCTCCGCCGTTAGAGATGCAAACGCGGGCAGATCACCCGCCGATGTCCCGCCGACCCTCGGGTGCTGACGAGGGCGATGCTCCTGATCCGCCCCTAACCGCTGTTCCGCGGCCGCAACTGAGTCTTTGGCCGTGGGTGATCGGAGGCGGGGCGGTGGTGCTCACGATGCTAACCGGCCACGCGCGGCTCGGGTTGGGGATGACGGTTGGCACGCCACCTCCGTACCGCGTTGTGCAGACCGATTCTGTGCCCGTGCATGGCCGTTCCGACGTGTCTGGCCAATAA
- a CDS encoding neutral/alkaline non-lysosomal ceramidase N-terminal domain-containing protein, translating to MKALLTLILTFTLAVPLAADDKSQFKAGVAATDITPREPIWMAGYAARTKPAEGQVHALHAKALCLEDASGKRLVLVTTDLIGIPRLLGAAVAAEAEKRFGVRREELVLSASHTHCGPVVRENLIDMYPLTKEESRKIEAYTDELKLRLVDLIGSAIEKRRPAVLKYGAGKATFAANRREPTEKGVVNGRNPAGPVDHTVPVLVAEGTDGAPLAVVFGYACHNTTLSFNKWCGDYAGFAQLAVEKAFPGANGMFWAGCGADANPLPRGKIEQCEQYGKELADAVTAAVKGAKPIQGKFSAKYEQITLKFDSVPTKAQLGADVLSKTLAVQKRAERLIKELEANGKIADIYPHYPVQAWALGDQVLWVALGGEVVVDYLLRLKKDVPTSRALWVMGYANDVMSYIPSARVLKEGGYEADSSQIYYGMPGKWSPAIEDAIVGKVKSLAAAVGELPKPPGPLDPKEELATFKLPDGIKAELVAAEPAIVDPVAMAFDEKGRLFVCEMRGYPNGGVGTGSETRGKIKCLVDKDGDGIFETVTTFAEDLRFPMGVQPYKRGLLVAVAPDLLYLEDTDGDGKADKTTVLYTGFYLANIQQMLNSLQWGLDNWVYGICGSDGGIVKSGQMPDAPAVNLRNRGLRFKPDLPASLEPTSSGGQYGLSADDYQRWFTATNSQHLRQIVLPDHYLKRNPALAVSAVTLDIPEHGAAAKVFRISPFEPWRVERTTRRAGGADAKRFPSTELVPGGYITSGCSPLIYTADLLPNEYRGNNFVCDPANNLVHRELLRENGAAFKAVRAYEDREFLASTDNWFRPVQLSVGPDGAMYVLDFYREAIETPLSLPDDIKKQLNLESRGRGRIWRIAPKDFTAAKLPDLGAMAPKQLAEELTATNPWHRLTAQRLLVERQDKQAVARVRELLPKAVGTPGRANLLWVLDGLGALEATDLYDPLADPEPGVREQALRLAEQFLRTSPTLCLRVTPLRTDPSPRVRFQLALTAGALPTTDAVRVLEEILSKDARDPWTVTAVLSSAREYGFHLLQVLTRPDRQPDLALTTRVAAMIGARGDAQEVGLVLELVAERPLARGCEVAVLDGLGQGMRASAAPLPTWWQKPPAGAADALKKLRKRFEAAASALRDENATSANRIAGAALLAYGPFDAAGDALIAALAPATPGDVQAAAVRALAAHTDPKVADLLLKNWASYGPALRREALDALLGRPDRIAKLLDAVEAKTVTHSEFALEQVQQLKAHPNAGVRARALTVFKLAASADRAKVIKEYATALELKGDALKGRGVFKKSCAACHKLDGVGFDVGANLLAALPNKSGEDLLAAVLDPNREVDPRYVSYNVVTADDRVLNGVVASESPTSITIRRADGKEDVILRSNIATLRSTGLSLMPTGLEKELMPQDMADLFAYLRSVGK from the coding sequence ATGAAGGCGCTGCTGACACTCATACTCACGTTCACCCTCGCGGTACCGCTGGCGGCGGACGACAAGTCGCAATTTAAGGCCGGCGTGGCGGCAACAGACATTACGCCGCGCGAGCCGATTTGGATGGCCGGCTACGCTGCCCGTACCAAGCCGGCTGAGGGCCAAGTACACGCCCTCCACGCGAAAGCACTGTGCCTTGAAGATGCTAGCGGTAAGCGGCTCGTGCTCGTTACCACGGATCTGATCGGCATCCCGCGCTTGTTGGGGGCCGCAGTAGCCGCAGAGGCCGAGAAACGGTTCGGGGTCAGGCGCGAGGAACTCGTCCTCAGCGCGTCGCACACCCACTGTGGGCCTGTGGTTCGTGAGAACCTAATCGACATGTACCCGCTCACGAAAGAAGAGAGCAGAAAGATCGAGGCATACACCGATGAGCTGAAACTCCGATTAGTCGATCTCATCGGTTCGGCGATCGAGAAGCGCCGGCCCGCGGTGCTCAAGTACGGCGCGGGCAAGGCGACTTTCGCGGCGAACCGACGTGAGCCGACGGAGAAGGGCGTCGTCAACGGGCGCAACCCTGCCGGGCCGGTCGACCACACGGTTCCGGTGCTGGTCGCCGAGGGGACGGACGGTGCGCCGCTAGCGGTGGTGTTCGGGTACGCCTGTCACAACACCACACTGAGCTTCAACAAGTGGTGCGGCGACTACGCCGGGTTCGCACAACTTGCGGTCGAGAAGGCGTTCCCCGGTGCCAACGGGATGTTCTGGGCCGGGTGCGGTGCCGACGCCAACCCGCTCCCGCGCGGGAAGATCGAGCAATGCGAGCAGTACGGCAAAGAGCTTGCCGACGCGGTCACCGCGGCCGTTAAGGGTGCGAAGCCCATCCAAGGGAAGTTTTCTGCGAAATACGAGCAGATCACGCTCAAGTTCGACTCCGTACCCACAAAAGCCCAGTTGGGAGCGGACGTTCTGAGCAAAACGCTCGCCGTTCAGAAACGCGCCGAGCGGTTAATCAAAGAGCTCGAAGCGAACGGGAAGATCGCCGACATCTACCCGCACTACCCGGTGCAGGCGTGGGCGCTCGGCGATCAGGTGCTCTGGGTGGCGCTCGGTGGCGAGGTCGTGGTGGACTACTTACTGCGACTCAAAAAGGATGTCCCCACGAGCCGCGCGCTGTGGGTCATGGGCTACGCGAACGACGTGATGTCGTACATCCCCAGCGCTCGTGTGCTCAAGGAAGGTGGATACGAGGCGGATTCGTCACAGATTTACTACGGGATGCCCGGAAAGTGGAGCCCGGCCATTGAAGACGCCATTGTCGGCAAGGTCAAGAGTCTGGCGGCCGCGGTCGGGGAACTTCCGAAGCCGCCCGGCCCTCTCGACCCCAAGGAAGAACTCGCGACTTTCAAACTGCCCGATGGGATCAAGGCCGAATTAGTTGCAGCGGAGCCCGCGATCGTGGACCCGGTCGCGATGGCGTTCGACGAGAAGGGACGGCTCTTCGTTTGCGAGATGCGCGGTTATCCGAACGGCGGCGTTGGAACGGGGAGCGAAACACGGGGCAAAATCAAATGCCTTGTCGATAAGGACGGGGACGGGATTTTCGAGACGGTCACGACGTTCGCGGAGGACTTGCGGTTCCCTATGGGCGTGCAGCCCTACAAGCGCGGCCTACTCGTGGCCGTCGCTCCGGACCTGTTGTACCTCGAAGACACCGACGGTGACGGCAAGGCCGACAAAACGACCGTGCTCTACACCGGCTTTTACCTTGCGAACATTCAGCAGATGTTGAACAGCCTTCAGTGGGGGCTCGACAACTGGGTGTACGGTATTTGTGGCAGCGACGGCGGCATCGTGAAGTCCGGGCAGATGCCGGACGCCCCGGCGGTCAATCTCCGCAACCGCGGCCTGCGGTTCAAGCCCGACTTGCCGGCGAGCCTCGAACCGACCAGTTCCGGCGGTCAGTACGGGCTGAGCGCGGACGACTACCAGCGCTGGTTCACCGCGACCAACAGCCAGCACTTGCGACAAATCGTGCTCCCCGATCATTACCTGAAGCGCAACCCGGCCCTGGCGGTCTCCGCGGTGACGCTCGACATCCCCGAGCACGGGGCCGCCGCGAAGGTGTTCCGCATCAGCCCGTTCGAACCGTGGCGGGTCGAACGTACCACCCGACGCGCGGGAGGCGCGGACGCGAAACGCTTCCCTTCGACGGAACTGGTCCCCGGGGGCTATATCACCTCCGGCTGTAGTCCCCTCATTTACACCGCCGACCTGCTGCCGAACGAGTATCGCGGCAACAACTTCGTCTGTGACCCGGCGAACAACCTTGTTCACCGTGAGTTGCTGAGGGAGAACGGCGCGGCGTTCAAGGCCGTGCGCGCCTACGAGGATCGCGAGTTCTTGGCGTCCACGGACAACTGGTTCCGCCCGGTGCAGTTGAGCGTCGGGCCGGACGGCGCGATGTACGTACTCGACTTCTACCGCGAGGCCATCGAAACGCCGCTCTCGCTGCCGGACGACATCAAGAAACAATTGAACCTGGAAAGTCGCGGCCGGGGCCGGATCTGGCGCATCGCACCGAAGGACTTTACGGCTGCGAAGTTACCCGATCTCGGTGCGATGGCCCCCAAGCAACTGGCCGAGGAACTGACCGCCACCAACCCGTGGCACCGGCTCACCGCGCAACGGCTTCTGGTGGAACGGCAGGACAAGCAGGCCGTCGCGCGCGTCCGCGAACTGCTGCCGAAGGCGGTCGGTACTCCCGGTCGTGCGAACCTGCTCTGGGTTCTCGACGGGCTGGGGGCGCTGGAAGCTACCGACCTGTACGATCCGCTCGCCGATCCGGAGCCCGGCGTTCGTGAGCAGGCGCTCCGTCTCGCGGAGCAATTCCTCCGGACTTCGCCGACCCTTTGCCTTCGCGTGACCCCCTTGCGTACCGATCCGTCTCCGCGGGTTCGGTTCCAACTCGCTCTGACGGCAGGCGCGTTGCCCACAACGGACGCGGTGCGAGTGCTCGAGGAGATTCTCAGCAAAGATGCTCGTGATCCGTGGACGGTAACGGCCGTGCTGAGTTCGGCTCGTGAGTACGGCTTCCACCTTCTGCAGGTGCTGACGCGGCCCGACCGCCAGCCCGACCTCGCGCTGACGACCCGAGTCGCCGCAATGATCGGCGCTCGGGGTGATGCGCAGGAGGTCGGGTTGGTGCTCGAATTGGTTGCCGAACGACCGCTCGCGCGCGGGTGCGAGGTTGCGGTCCTCGACGGGCTGGGGCAGGGGATGCGGGCCTCCGCCGCGCCGCTCCCCACGTGGTGGCAGAAGCCGCCTGCGGGAGCCGCAGACGCCCTCAAGAAGCTCCGCAAGCGGTTCGAGGCCGCTGCGAGTGCGTTGCGCGACGAGAACGCCACATCGGCCAACCGAATCGCCGGTGCCGCGCTGCTCGCGTATGGGCCGTTCGATGCGGCCGGAGATGCTCTGATCGCCGCGCTGGCGCCTGCAACGCCGGGCGACGTGCAAGCGGCGGCGGTTCGCGCGCTGGCGGCCCACACCGATCCTAAAGTCGCTGATTTGTTGCTCAAGAACTGGGCGAGCTACGGCCCGGCCCTGCGCCGCGAGGCGCTTGATGCGCTGCTCGGCCGTCCGGATCGGATTGCAAAACTACTGGACGCTGTTGAGGCTAAGACCGTTACCCATTCCGAGTTCGCACTGGAGCAAGTTCAGCAACTGAAGGCGCACCCCAATGCCGGCGTCCGCGCGCGGGCGTTAACAGTTTTCAAACTCGCCGCAAGTGCCGATCGGGCCAAGGTGATTAAGGAGTACGCGACCGCGCTCGAACTGAAGGGCGACGCGCTGAAGGGCAGGGGGGTGTTCAAGAAGTCGTGCGCCGCGTGCCACAAGCTCGATGGCGTCGGCTTCGACGTCGGGGCCAACTTGCTCGCCGCTCTGCCGAACAAGTCGGGCGAAGACCTGCTCGCCGCCGTTCTGGACCCGAACCGCGAGGTGGACCCGCGTTATGTGTCCTACAACGTCGTGACCGCCGATGACCGTGTGCTGAATGGTGTGGTCGCGTCGGAGTCGCCGACGAGCATCACGATACGACGAGCCGACGGAAAGGAAGATGTGATCCTCCGCTCCAACATCGCGACGTTGCGTTCGACCGGTCTCTCACTCATGCCGACGGGACTGGAGAAGGAGTTAATGCCTCAGGACATGGCCGATCTGTTCGCGTACCTCCGAAGCGTCGGGAAGTGA